From the genome of Sulfurihydrogenibium sp., one region includes:
- the folP gene encoding dihydropteroate synthase, producing MKSFPVIKPIDKKIFKIEFKDPYLKPAIIETEEQFKELIQNLIANKRQEEAKELTQQWINLKKEHFKLNYHGKFLNLGVKTAIMGIINVTPDSFSNGNEDYKDINKILKKVEFMLENGADIIDVGGESTRPGATPISADEEMERVIPVIQAIRKNLGDRFLLSVDTYKSTVADAAVSEGADIINDISGMTFDDKMADVVAKHDCHIVINHIKGTPQTWQTQEIYYDDVVYEIIEFFKNQISFGISRGIKPDRFIIDPGIGFGKKVEHNVEIIKRLDEFKILGLPILIGISRKSFLNIILKNLLNRPDTLPKERLPATLGATAYAVLKGAHIVRVHDVKETAEFLTILDTIRGYRIE from the coding sequence ATGAAGAGTTTTCCTGTAATCAAGCCTATAGATAAAAAAATTTTTAAAATTGAATTTAAAGACCCATATCTAAAGCCAGCCATAATTGAGACTGAAGAGCAGTTTAAAGAGTTAATTCAAAATCTTATAGCAAATAAAAGGCAAGAAGAAGCTAAAGAACTTACTCAGCAGTGGATAAATCTTAAAAAAGAGCATTTTAAACTAAATTATCATGGAAAGTTTTTAAATCTTGGAGTTAAAACCGCCATAATGGGCATTATCAACGTTACTCCTGACTCATTCTCAAATGGTAATGAGGATTATAAAGATATTAACAAAATCCTTAAAAAAGTAGAGTTTATGCTTGAAAATGGGGCAGATATTATAGATGTAGGAGGTGAGTCTACAAGACCGGGAGCTACGCCAATTTCAGCAGATGAAGAGATGGAGAGGGTTATTCCAGTAATCCAAGCAATCAGAAAAAACCTCGGAGATAGATTTTTGTTATCAGTTGATACATACAAATCAACTGTTGCTGACGCTGCAGTAAGCGAAGGAGCCGATATAATCAACGATATAAGCGGAATGACTTTTGATGATAAAATGGCCGATGTAGTAGCTAAGCATGACTGTCATATCGTTATAAATCATATAAAAGGAACGCCACAAACATGGCAAACACAGGAGATTTACTATGACGATGTTGTTTATGAAATTATAGAATTTTTTAAAAATCAAATCAGCTTTGGAATTTCAAGAGGAATTAAACCAGACAGGTTTATCATAGACCCAGGGATAGGATTTGGGAAAAAGGTAGAGCATAACGTTGAAATTATAAAAAGATTAGATGAGTTTAAAATTCTTGGACTGCCAATTCTGATAGGCATATCAAGAAAATCATTCTTAAATATAATCTTAAAAAATCTATTAAATAGACCAGATACTTTGCCGAAAGAAAGATTACCAGCAACCCTTGGAGCAACAGCCTACGCAGTTTTAAAAGGAGCACATATCGTAAGAGTTCATGATGTAAAAGAGACAGCAGAATTTTTAACCATATTAGACACAATCAGAGGATACAGGATTGAGTGA